DNA sequence from the Vicia villosa cultivar HV-30 ecotype Madison, WI linkage group LG3, Vvil1.0, whole genome shotgun sequence genome:
GCAACCATAAACTTAGCATGTAGTATTTTTTAACGTAACTTCAATTGTGTTGTTAGCAAGAGTTATAGacaaccaatatatatatatatatatatatatatatatatatatatatatatatatatatatatatatatatatatatatatatatatatatatatatatatatatatatatatatatatatatatatatatatatatatatatataatatgtaacTTGTGGTGATGGTATAAAGAGATATTTGGGTAAATATTTAAACAAACATTTTTTACATTCATAAAATATTACAACCAAATAATGTAGTGGAGTAATAATGTTAAATTGATCGGACAGTAGTATAGTACCGAAAGCATACGTTAAATTGATCGGACAGTAGTATAATACCGAAAGCATACGTTAAATTGATCGAATAGTAGTCGAGTAATAATGTAATATTACAACCAAATATGTATTTTCATAATTGAATCCATACATAAAATTTCCCAAAAAAATAGCAGCCATGACCATGTTATAAACTATTTTTCAATCTTCACTAATTTCCTAGTGATCCTCGTTGGTTTCGTAAGTTTTGTTGAAGACAAATCTCCTTCGTTGTGTGTTGCAAGGCTGGTAGATTCACTGGATGGATCCGGGTTCTGTCTTTTTGCCGTAGGTGTGACTGGTTCAGGGTGCAATTTAGAAGTAATTGCAGGATCTTGCGGTTAAAAATAGGTGAGAAAGAAGTACATTGATGTAGGAAAATAAGTGGCATTTGTATAGGTCTCAAAACAACACCGTAACAATGTCGGAATCATCAACAGGAGCAGCCTCATCAACACTCTCCTTGATCTATAGACATGATGAATAAAAAATCAGAAATAATACTCGAAATGTATTCGACTAATATAGCAGAAAATGTTAGACACAACACAAGAGAAATCTTACATGGTTCACAGGGGGCATAGTTGATGTGAATTAACTGTAGTTGCAGCCACCCATTCAGGTTTTAGTTGATTAACAACAGGTTTATCTTTCACTAACATGATGACCGAGCAATTTGTCCAATCTGGTTGCCACTTGACTTTGAACGCAAGTTCCTGATCCAGCAGCTTGTCAAGTGCCAGGGGAAAATCTAGGGGATCAAATATTCCAACCTAcaaaaaaatgaatatatataccaTGAGTTATTATATGCAGTGTTGAACCAGCATgttttaaaattcaaaagaagTTATATTTTTGTCGGTACCTTAAACATTGTTTCGCGCATATGAGCAGCCGACACTTCCAATAGTTCCTCACTCTCCTTGTCCCACAAAACAAACTTGCATTTTGTCCCAGCATGAACAACATCCACCTCTATTTTATACCTAAGTTTGTATACTTAAAAATGTAAGTTCACATTTCAAAGATAAAGTTGCTGTGAAAATTagtttatcaaataaataattggTGGTTATACCTGAATATGGCGGTTTTCGTTTCATGGCCCTTTGTACACTTGTAGGGAGGTTTATCACCAGTGACTTCATTTGGGCATTCATGGCATGCCTGGTAGTACCAGCCATATCTTGATGCAAATATTTTCGTAATTGTAGCAACTGTAGCACAAAAAGTAGTCTGAGTATAAAAAAGGGTGGTTAAGGGAAAATCAAATATAGTATAAATGACAGAACTCAATTATTCGCTTAAACAATAAATGCAAGATTACTACCTCTTTCAGTTTAACAATTTGCTCAAGATGAAGAAGCACAGCGTTAGACAACAATTTTTGGGAAGGTGATTGGCAAGAAGTGTATGAGTTTTGCGACCTGCCCTGAGACTGTTGACTGCGAAGGCCTGAGACAACCATTAGAGTATCCTGTGTAAGCCTGAAGACCAAAAAAACAGTCAGTGTTAATTATGCAGAATCATACCAAGGGAAGGGTAATGCGATAAACCAAGTGAGTACAATTTGGAAAATTGTTTGATTGTTTCCAAATCTTCATTGATAGCCACTTTGGTGACATTGTAAGTGTTGGTAATAGATAATGGATATTTGCTTGCAAAGACAAAATAAGTTAATAACAACATTGACTTGAAAACATAAAACACACTTTATGAACCGTAGCAATCAGTTTGAAGGGATGGAGTAAAATATACCAAAAGCTTCTTTGACTTTTGCATATTGAATCAGAATCACAACCGGAATGGAAGTATCGACTTGCTGTTCAATGTAGTTGATAAACTGCACCGCGTACGCCTCCCATAACGTAACCGTTATAGTGTTGTTGCTAAAATTTGCACATTTAAACTAACATATCAGGCAAAATATAAGCTATTAAGGGCTACCATTAAGATGTATGAAAGGtaaaaaataaactgacacctCAAGTCGCGAATGACAAAGTTGACCTGTTGTTTTTTACTTCTAACCTGAGCCTGTGTGTACCCAATTTCATCAACCAGTCCGATAACATCTGTAAAAGACAATGGATAAATGGTGCAGGTTGAATGAAAGATCAGATGCAGAGTGCTACATATAAGTTGAGATTGtacaaaacataatatagatTTTTACCTAAAAGTTGATATTTATTCCATTTCCCAGTTAAAATATCAAGAAAAGGAGTGAGTCTGCAAGCCTTTGCCGAAATCTGATGCACGTTTCTATCCCCAACTTTGGTCCCACCAGTAAATTTAAGGAGGTACTTGTGAGCAGAAGGTTTGAACAGCACATCATTCAGCTGAACTTGGAAGTTTGCAATAATGTAAGTATCGTTCACAACAAAGAGCGAATCAAAACTCTGCCTATACATGGGAGGTACGATAACATGGATATCACTTCCCTACAAAGGTAATACAAACAAAATCCATCAATATATaataaatcataaaatataaCCTACAGCCAAATATCataaatcataaaatataatCCATCAATACAAAATCCATCAATATCACCTCCCTACAGCCAAAATATTAACCTTTCAATACCAAAACATACtatatcaaaatataataaatcataaaatataataaaccatggttattgtaaaaaaaacaaaaagattcAACGAAAACAACATAAATCATGGTTAtcgtaaaaaaagaaaaaattcaaagaaaatctaTAAAATGTTAACTCATGTTTAACCTTCAACAACGAAAAAAATAAGAAACATTTCTTACTAAACTAAATCAACAGTGCAAGACTGATAAACCAACTTTTCAGGAGTTATAGTTGAAACTAACCTCAGAATCATAAACAACCATTTCAAAATGTTCCTTGTTGTTCGAGATGACACTCCATTTGTGATGTATTTTAACAGCAACTTTCCAAAGTTCTTTTTCATCGTTAACATCAGAGATTTTTTCCAAAGGTCGTGCCATTGTCTTGCCTAAAGTGACGGGTTTAAATGATGGCTACAGATTAGGTGGAAGAGGAGGTTGTATTGTCAAAAAATGGTTGAATGGTTAGCAAGGTTTTGAAAGAAGTAGGTTGAAAGAATGGTTAGTGATGGTAGACGAAGAGGGAGAAAAACGATAGAGTGCAGATGTGAGTTGAGTTCTGATTGGAAAGCAACATTAATGGGAGTaatgaaaaagtgaaaatgggtACAGATACTGTTTGGAAGAGGATACTGGACTATTTGGTTCAGTTACATTAGAAATAAAAGTGCAGATAGTACATACCTTGGCCAATAGAGAGAGAAACAAATGAAACCATTAGTTAGATTGAAGCCAAAAACAGATTTTAGTCACAAAAAGTATTATTTAGACACATTTTGCCCCCAAAAAAAATAGGTGGAATTTTTTAAGCAAAGGGCAAATGGGTCTTAACAAGGTAcacttgttttcttattttatagatttcattttttatttttgatattaattttaaatggtttttttattatgtaaattcaatcattaatttaaaataattaaaatgaattataattatttttaaataataaaaaattaaataaaaaattttaaacttaaatataaataataaaaaaaattactaatataaaaaaatttattaaacataatttaaatgataataatatttatacaaCTTAATATTTATAGCAGGAAACAAATCGTAACTAGTTAGAAGGGTCTGCAGTGTTGGGTCATGCAAATATTTTTTGCGCATAAGCGTTTATTGATAGATCCCACGTCGTCTTTTTATTTTCTCAACAGTGTTCATTTCAATCCTAATGTGAATACTGTTCGGGCCACCTTTTTGGTTTCGTCGCATCCTTTTATTATGCAAAATAGTATCACCGTGATATTTAGGTCATATATCTTCTTTAGGAACACCTCTGTTCGTAAACTTTGAAGACACTTAGAGCATCTTCAATGGTGGTATTTTCTTTTGagttctccacctagacatgccacatcatagtaccattgcattgcaatgcaactatgaaaaaattgtagtacccaatcaaattagtttatgaggtaaagttgtgggcccaataataactttttagaattatacaattaaaataaaaattataaaaattattttaagatgatgtggctagtgggacccataaagaacccaaaaatgggttacaccattggagatgctcttagaaCTTTATACACATGAGGGATAAACACATTAAAATCGTGTCGGGTGTGATAACAAGCTGCAATAGCATGTGAGAAAGGCACATAAAAAGTTTGAAATTATTCACAGTTACATGTTTGTTTTTGGAGGTCAATGTTGAAATAACCAAGTGGCCGACACTCGTTATTATTAACCGTCTCTTGAACAAGGAAATATTTCGTCTCACGATCAAAATCCAAGACTTTATAACTGTAggattttctacttcttttgcAATCCCTTTCACGCAGTTATCTATGAATTCCTTCCCCGATGACAACATTTTTGTCCAATCATGTCCTCGCTTCCCAAACAATATTCCCATCCTACAGTATGTTGATCTTACTAGTGTTGTAATAGGTAAATTCCAGGTTTCCTTCAACACCGAGTTCAACAATTCAACAAGGTTGGTTGTCATGTGACCCCATTGTTTTCCTCCATTGTAAGCTTGCTACcatttttattttgcaagattatCTATCCAGTTTAAAGCTTCCATGTTTCTTTGGCGGATCTTCTCCCAGTAGTACGCATATGTAGACTCATTCAGCGCATACCCTTTATATGCATAATTAAAAACTTTAGTATAAAAAATATGAGTTTAAAAGTTGAAGAGCTTGTAACCGTAAAAAATAGATAATACATTACCTATGTTAACAACTTTCTTGCAAAGGTCTTTGTCCTTGATCGCTCGCATAAAGTTTTGTACGATGTGCCTGATGCAATACACATGTACTGATGGAGGGTTTTTCCAGCCATTATACGGGTTGTTGTATGCATTCTTTATGGACTCATGTCGGTCAAATATCAAACATAGATCGGAATGGGGTGTGATGTGGAGTCTCAAATATTTCACAAAGAAACTTCAAGCCTTTCCTGTCTCACCTTCAAGCAATGCAAAGGCGATTGAGAAAATGTTAGAAATCTCATCTCGTGTAACAACCATTAGCAATGTGCCCCTATATTTTTCATACAACCATGTACCATTTACTTGCACTATTGCTAATGGAAAATATAGGAGCATATTGCTAATGGTTGTTGCGCAAGATGGGAATAATATCATTTTCCTAATCCCCTTTGCATTAGTTGAAGGTGAGACAAGAGGGGCTTGGATGGAGTTTCTTTCTGAAAAATTTGAGACTCCACGTCACACCCCAGTCCGATCTATGTTTGATATCTGACCGACATGAGTCCATAAAGAGTGCATACAATAACCTGGACAATGGCTAGAAAAATCCTCCATCAGTACATGTGTATTGCATCAGGCACATCGCACAAAACTTTATGCGAGCGATCAAGTACAAAGACCTTTGCAAGAAAGTTGTTAACATGGGTAATGTATTCTCTATTTCTTCCGATTACAACCTCTTCAACTTTTAAACTCATATTTTTAATACTATAGTTTTTAATTATGCATATACAAGGTATACGCTGAATGAGTCTACATATGCTTACTACCGGGAGAAGATctgtcaaacaaacatggaagcTTTAAACTGGATAGATAATCTTgcaaaagaaaaatggtagcaaGCTTACAACGGAGAATCATGGGGTCACATGACAACCAACCATGTTGAATCGTTGAACTCGGTGTTGAGGGAAACTTGGATTTTACCTATTACAGCACTAGTAAGATCAACATACTACATGATGGGAACATTGTTTGGGAAGCGAGGACATGGTTGGACAAAAATTTTGTCATCGGGGAAGGAATTCACAGATAACTGCATGAAAGGCATtgcaaaagaagtagaaaaatcTCACAGTTATAATGTCTTGGATTTTGATCGTGAGAGGAAATATTTCCTTGTCCTAGAGACGGTTAATAATAACGAGTGTCGACCACTTGGTTATTTCAAAGTCGACCTCCAAAAAAAACATGTGACTGTGGGAAATTTCAAACTTTTCATGTGCCTTACTCACATGCTATTGCAGCTTGTTATCACATTTAACACGATTATACTGTGTTTACCCCTCATGTGTATAGAGTTCTAAATGTCTTCAAAGTTTACGAACAGAGCTTCATCAGTGTTCCTAAAGAAGATATATGGCCTCAATGTCAAGGCGATACTGTTTTGCATAATGAAAGGATGCGACGAAACCAAAAAGTTGGCCCAGACATTATTCACATTAGGACTGAAGTGGACATTGTTAAGAAAATTAAAAGACGATGTGGGATCTTTACGTTTGTAGAAATCCAATTACAAGAAGAAACTAAACCATAAACAGAGTAGATGCAATGGTATAAATCACTTCCATTTAAATATGCATCGTACAAACAATTTCTCATTGACTCGCGTCAACATCAATATGTCCCCAACATGGCAACTGGATCCCAACAATTTAACGAAACGTTCCAACAACAACCTAATTATTCCCAAACTCCTATTCCCCAACCCTTTCAAAAAATCCTAACCCCCATCATTCCCAACAACAAACTCATATCCCCTACATTTACCCACAACAAACTGCTTACACCCAATACATGTCATCTCACTCCCAATCAAATTACAATTACGAAACGCAACACCAACAAACATTCATTCGTCCAACCATGCATTTCACACCTGCTCCGCCACCAAACTTTGATTCCCCCTACATCTAACTTAACCCTTCAACCTCTAACACCCAACCACCCTCCATCGATTATATTACTACTGTGTGTCAGTCAGACCCATACACACAATCCACTATTAATTTAGACTTGGATCTTAATGCCAATGATTACAATTTAACAAATGCTATTTGATCTCCTCTTCCGCCTCCAACTCCAACATAAGAAACACAAGACGATCCTCCACCACCAACTCCAACATAACAAGAACAATATGGTTGCGGTTTTCGGGTACAAAGACATTATAATTGTGGTACCGATAGTTTTTTGGATCcttattaatttttatatgtaTAAACTGTTTCAGATGAATATAAATgtaacaaaattaatatttacaattaatattaaattattttttttaatatttacaaatattttttattaatttttaactatttcaaattaattattaaattaatataataaaaatgcatttaaaattaatataagatATTAAAAAACAGAGAGAAAAAAGTAATGCATTTACACTAAATGAGATGCTGGAATAGAGGGCCTAAAGAAATTGGATCTCTTACGCTAGAAGACCCAGAAATATAGCATtctgaaatatttttttcaaacgattGGCATTTCTAAAATTTAGTTTCAGGGCTGTGGCATTTCTAAAAAACATTCCCAGAATGCTTGTAGTTTCAACTTTTAGCCTAATGTAGCCTTTGTAAAATATCATCATGCTAGATTTTGAATATCAACAATATAGCTTTTTTTTAAGTAAGATCTCGGAGAATTAAAAGTTAGACTTTCGgtgaaataagaaaaataaaagttacATCTTATAGTGATATcagaaaaataatttgaagggAGACTAAAATTGTtgtttccttcatataaaataaaagagaaaatagaaattaaattttatagaTCATTCCTAGATTATTCCTAGGTTTAATAGAAAAACTAAAATTGTTGTTTCCTTCGTATCAAATCTCTCCATTAATAGATCATTCCAGGATTTAATAGATCTTGACCATAgcaattacatttttaattataCATACTAATAATAAGCATttgatataagaaaataaaatgaataatattaGTTATGAGAATAGTGTTAAAGAGCCATACCTTACTTAATCGAGAAAATCATAGTAGTTGTAGTTGTTCAAATGAAAATCATCATCCTCAATGTTGCATGAATCTGTTCACCCTGCATCACTTGAAGATGGAACATTTAGGATGCTGGTAGTACAAACTTGTTATTTGTTTGTCGAGCAAAAGAGAGAAGTTTACAAAACAAGAAGTAAGGTAACGAGCTAAATAAGCAAAGTTGgtattatttgaataaatatatGGTAGGTGAGACTTAATAAATATTACAACCTCTCTATTTGCTTTTCATCAATTTTGCAGACCTCATTATGTGAGGTTGCTATCAGTACAGGGACCACTCTGATATATCACACCACTGAATTTGATATAACTTGTCCATGTCTCGTTGCAAATTTATTTGGTATTTTCAGGAAAAGTTAAAGTACATATTTTTATTACTAACCAAgaagttataaatatttattctctaaactagtaacaaacccgtgcatacgcacgggttctgatcTAATACGCGaatttgtttacataatatatttattttaaataaaatatttaaaaaaaaatatttagatcaataaaatatttttcgtatataaaaatatttagatcaataataattttttccctatcattcttggatcataaatattggaatcataaatatcatatttcttatataaaaatatatagacaataatatttttttcttgtattcaaatattatttatgtttaggtatcatttacaaaaatagattatttcccatataccatttttgattaaatttttttatcataaataccatttttcgtatataaaaatatttaaatcaataataaattttttccgtattatttttgtttaggtatcatatataaaaatatttgaatgaatagtaaattttcgtataaaaaaatatttagatcaataatagatttttccccgtataccaattttgaatcaaaattttttggatcataaataccatttttcgtatgtaaaaatatttagatcaataataagttTTTCaagtatttaaatattatttatgtttaggtatcatttacaaaaatatctggatcaattgtaaattttcgtatataaaaatatttaaatcaataatagttttttcccgtataccatttttcaaataaaatttttggaTTATAAATATCATTTACCAATTAAAAAACCAACAATTTTAATAGGTGTTAAAAAAATAAGGatgaataattttgtaaaaaccagaaccactaattttcttataatatattaaaaataataggtGCTGCAAGAGAGACCTTTGAAAACGGTGGCATTGAAGTGGACTTAGAGAAGAGAACCGTTCATCTCCCGCGGATTTTCATATAGTAAGCGCGCTACAAATGCCACATTGttgggattttttttttaataaccaagtttttcaaaaaatttccgcatataaccaaatttttaaagTAATTATATAAATGACGATTTTTTTTCACTATTTTAATACATTGTCGCCACTTGCATTGGCGAATTGCAAATTGGGGCGGTTTAAAACCCCCACAAAACATTTTTATTAAGGTAAGTCGCCACTTGCATTGGTGACTAcactaaaaattttaattttcttaaactTTACGGCGGTTTTGAACCCCCGAGtttaaataaaacttaaaatttaagTGGCAACTTGCCTTAAGAAAAATgttttgcgggggttttaaaccgctCCAATTTGCAATTCGTCAATGCAAGTGGCGACAATGGGTTAAAATTGGGAAAAATGGTCATTTATGTAATTACTTTAAAAGTTTGGTTATATgcggaattttttaaaaaaacttggttatttaaaaaaacaatcaCATTATTGAGTCAAGAATATACTCAAAGAATTCTACACGATCACTACAAACTACACATGAATGGAAATATAATTATGAATCAACAACAATCACTACAAACTACACATGAATATACTTTAAGACAAAGCATTGGCATAAGAATATGGATAACTAAGCACTTGCAGTGATGCACTGGACTTCTTGTTGGCATATATTGGTCATTAATGTAGCTTCAGGTCCATAAGCCTGAAAAGAAAGCCAAACAGATCTGATAAAAAATTTACTAAAAACAATTttgtgaatatatatgataaaaaaaaggaCTTATTAAAAGTGTAACTATGAATAGTGTGAAATATAAAGTATATAAGTACTTGTCTATTTGCAATTATAGGTTGGACATGATATTGGACAGTACTTTGTTCAACAATAGTTATGACCATCTCGATAACAGACGCACAAAACCATTGCCAAACATGCAATTGTCATAAGACGGAGTTTAAGTACCTATATTAAAAGAATGTAGTAATAGCTACACGAGTTTCCTTGGTTTTCTGtttacaaataatcaaagagcTATTTAAATTTCATGTGCTAACTTAGTACATCTTGTTTATAAATATAAGATTTTGTGTTTGACCAGAATGATTTTACTCTCCAACAAAAGAATCCATAATCAAAATAGTTATCATAACAACACCAATACTGAAAGATAAAAAGGAATTCATACCAATACTTTTGCAATTGGTTCAAAACCACTAAGTCAAAAAACCAAACAATATATGAAGGAGTCGCTCTGGATAATCAGactttcaaaaaccaaaccaGTTTTGAAATTCAATCAATAAATCTGGATCTAATAAGTACACCTTTTATTGTGTTCACACTTTCCTTGAAACTACCAAGAACCCAAGTTGACTAAACATGctcaaataataatatttcttaATGATCCATAAAATACAAAATCCTGGATAACATTAGTTTCTTCAAGACTGAATTAGTCAACCCAAAACAACTAACGCAAGTGGCTAGTTAATTTTTGGGATCACTTGAAAAACCAGCCATTTCAAAAACCTGAGCCGGTCCAGTAACAGCCTCACGAAATTTCAACATAATGACTACACAATTCTGGAAAACATAAGAAAGTATACTTCTTACATTTAGTACATGTTAGGAATCGTGGTGGGGTTGACAATCATAGTGGCATCGTAATTTTGTTGAATCTCCAAAGTGTTGCTTTAGCATAATTACGGTGGCTCGTTGTGATTTTATCAAATACACATTGATTCGAAACATACACTTGGTTTTCTAGTTGATGTAAAGAGTTTGTGAACCACAAAAAAGCCAAACATAACATAATGGTACCTTAAGAAAACATGAATAACTGCTAGTTGAAGTTGAATCCATCAGTAGGTACAGAAGGAACTTCAGAGCCACCAAAATTGAAACCTTCTCTGCAGCCTCGCCTACCTTTAAGATATTTTTAAGCCCTTAAAAAAAACTATCACAATCCTAGGATCAGGACATATTAGAAGATCAGATAGAGGCTTAATAAACCCTTGATTTACCAAGAGCCTGTAAACAACGGAAACATAATTCATGATATCTTGAAACAAAAATATcgtaaaactaataaaaatactAAGGAACATTGCAAATATAAGGAGTTGCTAATGATGGCCACCCAATGTAGCATTAGAGATGGCCCATACAGCTTCTTCCTTGATATCAAACTCGACATTTTGAAGCAAGTCGACCAAAGGAGGAATTATATTGGCATCAATTTCGGCCTGTGAATTTTCAAGCAcagataaaaatataaattatgtcCTCCAAATGCAAAGACAACACATCAAAATTTCATTATCGCAAATGAGCAAACCCGAATTTGTTGTGTACTCCAAGCTGTGATATTCGACAACCGAAGTATGACCTATTATATCCAAAAGAGGATAACTTTTTTTGAAGATGTGCTTCCATAATATCTGGGTCCAAAAATATATGTTGATCAAAAAACGATTATAAcataaaaagcaaaaaataaaaaacttataaacaattaaaacataaaaagttTAAAGTGTGTAATGGCTTAAActggaaaaacagaaaatcagAACACATGTAAAACGGAAACGCTCAAACCGTTAAATCAGAACACATTTAAACTTCTTCTGTCATAGTTACAGATCatataaaaaatgttataatatCATAGAGATACATAAGCACTACTATATCGCTTTTGGCCATCGAGATTTGCATTTGATATAATTGATCTTAATTCTTTACCCACACCAAATCCAAACAATGAAATGTATGATTATCGAAAGCATAATGTTGAATCTATAAATTGATGATACTATAATAGAATGCAAGAGAGTTTAGATAAAACTTTTCATCAACCAGAGCAAAAGGATTCATCTCTAAAAATGTGAAATCCAAATCAAACATGATAgggaaataaaacaaaaaatttaaatgcAACTATCAATGAAGTTGTATTCACAGGCACATTCAATGTTCTTTAATTCAATGTTCTTTAAATGGATCTCTCAAAATATACCTTGAAATATATTGAAAACAGCCTTGAGAAAATCCGCAAGTCCCCCTTGATCTGAATACATGAAAGAAAAATCTACATAATCAAAAAGGCTAGTGCAAACATGTGTTTTCATGTTCTTCTAAAATCATAATCCATGACTGTAGAAGCAACTAAATTTAAGTTGATAGGTTAACGCACCCAAATAGCAGCAACATAATGTTCTTCTTAGAATCATTATGTTTAGTAAATTGGGCCAAAAGTGATGTATTTTGTTGGGCCCATTAAAATCTTATAAGTTATATTTGTTCTCCCACCAAGACATTGTCAAAACTTAATATTGGAGAAAGCATAACGGAACAGGTTTGGAAAGAAAAGGCACCGACTTCTGCGAAAAAGCCGGTCATATTGGCGGTGGTAGTTGAAACGTGCAAAGAGAAAGTTTCTGAAACATGAAGTTTACACCATCACATAATATGATTGTT
Encoded proteins:
- the LOC131662249 gene encoding uncharacterized protein LOC131662249 isoform X1, coding for MLLLTYFVFASKYPLSITNTYNVTKVAINEDLETIKQFSKLLTQDTLMVVSGLRSQQSQGRSQNSYTSCQSPSQKLLSNAVLLHLEQIVKLKETTFCATVATITKIFASRYGWYYQACHECPNEVTGDKPPYKCTKGHETKTAIFRYKIEVDVVHAGTKCKFVLWDKESEELLEVSAAHMRETMFKVGIFDPLDFPLALDKLLDQELAFKVKWQPDWTNCSVIMLVKDKPVVNQLKPEWVAATTVNSHQLCPL
- the LOC131662249 gene encoding uncharacterized protein LOC131662249 isoform X2: MLLLTYFVFASKYPLSITNTYNVTKVAINEDLETIKQFSKLLTQDTLMVVSGLRSQQSQGRSQNSYTSCQSPSQKLLSNAVLLHLEQIVKLKELLQLRKYLHQDMAGTTRHAMNAQMKSLVINLPTSVQRAMKRKPPYSEVDVVHAGTKCKFVLWDKESEELLEVSAAHMRETMFKVGIFDPLDFPLALDKLLDQELAFKVKWQPDWTNCSVIMLVKDKPVVNQLKPEWVAATTVNSHQLCPL
- the LOC131662249 gene encoding uncharacterized protein LOC131662249 isoform X3; protein product: MVVSGLRSQQSQGRSQNSYTSCQSPSQKLLSNAVLLHLEQIVKLKETTFCATVATITKIFASRYGWYYQACHECPNEVTGDKPPYKCTKGHETKTAIFRYKIEVDVVHAGTKCKFVLWDKESEELLEVSAAHMRETMFKVGIFDPLDFPLALDKLLDQELAFKVKWQPDWTNCSVIMLVKDKPVVNQLKPEWVAATTVNSHQLCPL